The proteins below are encoded in one region of Kogia breviceps isolate mKogBre1 chromosome 8, mKogBre1 haplotype 1, whole genome shotgun sequence:
- the PTGS1 gene encoding prostaglandin G/H synthase 1 isoform X2: protein MLMRLVLTARSNLIPSPHTYNVAHDYISWESFSNVSYYTRILPSVPRDCPTPMGTKGKKQLPDPELLSRRFLLRRKFIPDPQGSNLMFAFFAQHFTHQFFKTSGKMGPGFTKALGHGVDLGHIYGDSLERQYHLRLFKDGKLKYQVLNGEIYPPSVEEVPVLMHYPRGIPPQSQMAVGQEVFGLLPGLMLYATLWLREHNRVCDLLKAEHPTWGDEQLFQTARLILIGETIKIVIEEYVQQLSGYFLRLKFDPELLLGTQFQYRNRIAMEFNQLYHWHPLMPDSFRVGPQNYSYEQFLFNTSMLVDYGVEALVDAFSRQPAGQIGGGRNIDHHVLYVAVEVIKESRELRLQPFNEYRKRFGMKAYTSFQEFTGEKEMAAELEELYGDIDALEFYPGMLLEKCPPNSIFGESMIEIGAPFSLKGLLGNPICSPEYWKASTFGGEMGFNLVKTATLRKLVCLNTKTCPYVSFHVPDPRQEDGPGVERPSTEL, encoded by the exons ATGCTCATGCGTCTGGTACTCACAG CGCGTTCCAACCTCATCCCCAGCCCCCACACCTACAACGTAGCGCATGACTACATCAGCTGGGAGTCCTTCTCCAATGTGAGCTACTATACGCGTATTCTGCCCTCTGTGCCCCGAGACTGTCCCACGCCCATGGGGACCAAAG ggaagAAACAGTTGCCAGATCCCGAGCTCCTGAGCCGTCGCTTCCTGCTCAGGAGGAAGTTCATCCCTGACCCCCAAGGCAGCAACCTCATGTTTGCCTTCTTCGCGCAACACTTCACACATCAGTTCTTCAAAACTTCTGGCAAGATGGGTCCTGGCTTCACCAAGGCTTTGGGCCATGGG GTCGACCTTGGCCACATTTATGGAGACAGTTTGGAACGTCAGTATCACCTGCGGCTCTTTAAGGATGGGAAACTCAAGTACCAG GTGCTGAACGGAGAGATATACCCGCCATCGGTGGAAGAGGTTCCCGTGCTGATGCACTACCCCCGGGGCATCCCGCCCCAGAGCCAGATGGCAGTGGGCCAGGAGGTGTTCGGGCTGCTTCCCGGGCTCATGCTCTACGCCACACTCTGGTTGCGTGAGCACAACCGAGTGTGTGACCTGCTGAAGGCTGAGCACCCCACCTGGGGCGATGAGCAGCTCTTCCAGACGGCCCGCCTCATTCTCATCG GAGAGACCATCAAGATTGTGATCGAGGAGTACGTGCAGCAGCTGAGTGGCTACTTCCTGCGGCTCAAGTTCGACCCGGAGCTGCTGTTAGGGACCCAGTTCCAGTACCGTAACCGAATTGCCATGGAGTTCAACCAGCTCTACCACTGGCACCCGCTCATGCCCGACTCCTTCCGGGTGGGCCCCCAGAACTACAGCTATGAGCAGTTCCTGTTCAACACCTCCATGCTGGTGGACTACGGGGTCGAGGCCCTGGTGGACGCCTTCTCTCGCCAGCCCGCGGGCCAG ATCGGCGGAGGTAGGAACATAGACCACCATGTCCTATACGTGGCTGTGGAAGTCATCAAGGAATCGAGAGAGTTGCGGCTGCAGCCCTTCAATGAGTACCGCAAGAGGTTTGGCATGAAGGCCTACACCTCCTTCCAGGAGTTCACAG GAGAGAAGGAGATGGCAGCTGAGTTGGAGGAGCTGTATGGAGACATCGATGCCTTGGAGTTCTACCCAGGGATGCTTCTTGAGAAGTGCCCTCCAAACTCCATCTTTGGGGAGAGTATGATAGAAATTGGGGCTCCTTTTTCCCTTAAGGGCCTCTTAGGGAATCCTATCTGTTCTCCGGAGTACTGGAAGGCGAGCACATTTGGCGGTGAGATGGGTTTCAACCTCGTCAAGACGGCCACGCTGAGGAAGCTGGTTTGCCTCAACACCAAGACTTGTCCCTACGTCTCCTTCCACGTGCCGGACCCCCGCCAGGAGGACGGGCCTGGAGTGGAGCGGCCATCCACCGAGCTCTGA
- the PTGS1 gene encoding prostaglandin G/H synthase 1 isoform X3, translated as MSRRAVSLRFPLLLLLLPPSPVLPAAPGAPAPGRRSLSCPRRAPVNPCCYYPCQHQGICVRFGLDRYQCDCTRTGYSGPNCTIPELWTWLRTTLRPSPSFLHFLLTHGRWFWEFVNATYIRDMLMRLVLTARSNLIPSPHTYNVAHDYISWESFSNVSYYTRILPSVPRDCPTPMGTKGKKQLPDPELLSRRFLLRRKFIPDPQGSNLMFAFFAQHFTHQFFKTSGKMGPGFTKALGHGVDLGHIYGDSLERQYHLRLFKDGKLKYQVLNGEIYPPSVEEVPVLMHYPRGIPPQSQMAVGQEVFGLLPGLMLYATLWLREHNRVCDLLKAEHPTWGDEQLFQTARLILIGETIKIVIEEYVQQLSGYFLRLKFDPELLLGTQFQYRNRIAMEFNQLYHWHPLMPDSFRVGPQNYSYEQFLFNTSMLVDYGVEALVDAFSRQPAGQIGGGRNIDHHVLYVAVEVIKESRELRLQPFNEYRKRFGMKAYTSFQEFTGEKEMAAELEELYGDIDALEFYPGMLLEKCPPNSIFGESMIEIGAPFSLKGLLGNPICSPEYWKASTFGGEMGFNLVKTATLRKLVCLNTKTCPYVSFHVPDPRQEDGPGVERPSTEL; from the exons ATGAGCC GACGGGCTGTCTCGCTCCGGTTCCCGCTGCTTctgttgctgctgccgccatccCCTGTCCTGCCAGCGGCCCCCGGGGCACCCGCGCCGGGTAGGCGGTCCCTTTCCTGCCCCCGAAGAGCCCCAG tgaaTCCCTGTTGCTACTATCCATGCCAGCACCAGGGTATCTGCGTCCGCTTCGGCCTTGACCGCTACCAGTGTGACTGCACCCGCACGGGCTATTCCGGCCCCAACTGCACCATCC CTGAGCTATGGACCTGGCTCCGGACTACTTTACGGCCCAGCCCCTCTTTCCTCCACTTCCTGCTGACACATGGCCGCTGGTTCTGGGAGTTTGTCAACGCCACCTACATCCGGGACATGCTCATGCGTCTGGTACTCACAG CGCGTTCCAACCTCATCCCCAGCCCCCACACCTACAACGTAGCGCATGACTACATCAGCTGGGAGTCCTTCTCCAATGTGAGCTACTATACGCGTATTCTGCCCTCTGTGCCCCGAGACTGTCCCACGCCCATGGGGACCAAAG ggaagAAACAGTTGCCAGATCCCGAGCTCCTGAGCCGTCGCTTCCTGCTCAGGAGGAAGTTCATCCCTGACCCCCAAGGCAGCAACCTCATGTTTGCCTTCTTCGCGCAACACTTCACACATCAGTTCTTCAAAACTTCTGGCAAGATGGGTCCTGGCTTCACCAAGGCTTTGGGCCATGGG GTCGACCTTGGCCACATTTATGGAGACAGTTTGGAACGTCAGTATCACCTGCGGCTCTTTAAGGATGGGAAACTCAAGTACCAG GTGCTGAACGGAGAGATATACCCGCCATCGGTGGAAGAGGTTCCCGTGCTGATGCACTACCCCCGGGGCATCCCGCCCCAGAGCCAGATGGCAGTGGGCCAGGAGGTGTTCGGGCTGCTTCCCGGGCTCATGCTCTACGCCACACTCTGGTTGCGTGAGCACAACCGAGTGTGTGACCTGCTGAAGGCTGAGCACCCCACCTGGGGCGATGAGCAGCTCTTCCAGACGGCCCGCCTCATTCTCATCG GAGAGACCATCAAGATTGTGATCGAGGAGTACGTGCAGCAGCTGAGTGGCTACTTCCTGCGGCTCAAGTTCGACCCGGAGCTGCTGTTAGGGACCCAGTTCCAGTACCGTAACCGAATTGCCATGGAGTTCAACCAGCTCTACCACTGGCACCCGCTCATGCCCGACTCCTTCCGGGTGGGCCCCCAGAACTACAGCTATGAGCAGTTCCTGTTCAACACCTCCATGCTGGTGGACTACGGGGTCGAGGCCCTGGTGGACGCCTTCTCTCGCCAGCCCGCGGGCCAG ATCGGCGGAGGTAGGAACATAGACCACCATGTCCTATACGTGGCTGTGGAAGTCATCAAGGAATCGAGAGAGTTGCGGCTGCAGCCCTTCAATGAGTACCGCAAGAGGTTTGGCATGAAGGCCTACACCTCCTTCCAGGAGTTCACAG GAGAGAAGGAGATGGCAGCTGAGTTGGAGGAGCTGTATGGAGACATCGATGCCTTGGAGTTCTACCCAGGGATGCTTCTTGAGAAGTGCCCTCCAAACTCCATCTTTGGGGAGAGTATGATAGAAATTGGGGCTCCTTTTTCCCTTAAGGGCCTCTTAGGGAATCCTATCTGTTCTCCGGAGTACTGGAAGGCGAGCACATTTGGCGGTGAGATGGGTTTCAACCTCGTCAAGACGGCCACGCTGAGGAAGCTGGTTTGCCTCAACACCAAGACTTGTCCCTACGTCTCCTTCCACGTGCCGGACCCCCGCCAGGAGGACGGGCCTGGAGTGGAGCGGCCATCCACCGAGCTCTGA
- the PTGS1 gene encoding prostaglandin G/H synthase 1 isoform X1 — MSRRAVSLRFPLLLLLLPPSPVLPAAPGAPAPVNPCCYYPCQHQGICVRFGLDRYQCDCTRTGYSGPNCTIPELWTWLRTTLRPSPSFLHFLLTHGRWFWEFVNATYIRDMLMRLVLTARSNLIPSPHTYNVAHDYISWESFSNVSYYTRILPSVPRDCPTPMGTKGKKQLPDPELLSRRFLLRRKFIPDPQGSNLMFAFFAQHFTHQFFKTSGKMGPGFTKALGHGVDLGHIYGDSLERQYHLRLFKDGKLKYQVLNGEIYPPSVEEVPVLMHYPRGIPPQSQMAVGQEVFGLLPGLMLYATLWLREHNRVCDLLKAEHPTWGDEQLFQTARLILIGETIKIVIEEYVQQLSGYFLRLKFDPELLLGTQFQYRNRIAMEFNQLYHWHPLMPDSFRVGPQNYSYEQFLFNTSMLVDYGVEALVDAFSRQPAGQIGGGRNIDHHVLYVAVEVIKESRELRLQPFNEYRKRFGMKAYTSFQEFTGEKEMAAELEELYGDIDALEFYPGMLLEKCPPNSIFGESMIEIGAPFSLKGLLGNPICSPEYWKASTFGGEMGFNLVKTATLRKLVCLNTKTCPYVSFHVPDPRQEDGPGVERPSTEL, encoded by the exons ATGAGCC GACGGGCTGTCTCGCTCCGGTTCCCGCTGCTTctgttgctgctgccgccatccCCTGTCCTGCCAGCGGCCCCCGGGGCACCCGCGCCGG tgaaTCCCTGTTGCTACTATCCATGCCAGCACCAGGGTATCTGCGTCCGCTTCGGCCTTGACCGCTACCAGTGTGACTGCACCCGCACGGGCTATTCCGGCCCCAACTGCACCATCC CTGAGCTATGGACCTGGCTCCGGACTACTTTACGGCCCAGCCCCTCTTTCCTCCACTTCCTGCTGACACATGGCCGCTGGTTCTGGGAGTTTGTCAACGCCACCTACATCCGGGACATGCTCATGCGTCTGGTACTCACAG CGCGTTCCAACCTCATCCCCAGCCCCCACACCTACAACGTAGCGCATGACTACATCAGCTGGGAGTCCTTCTCCAATGTGAGCTACTATACGCGTATTCTGCCCTCTGTGCCCCGAGACTGTCCCACGCCCATGGGGACCAAAG ggaagAAACAGTTGCCAGATCCCGAGCTCCTGAGCCGTCGCTTCCTGCTCAGGAGGAAGTTCATCCCTGACCCCCAAGGCAGCAACCTCATGTTTGCCTTCTTCGCGCAACACTTCACACATCAGTTCTTCAAAACTTCTGGCAAGATGGGTCCTGGCTTCACCAAGGCTTTGGGCCATGGG GTCGACCTTGGCCACATTTATGGAGACAGTTTGGAACGTCAGTATCACCTGCGGCTCTTTAAGGATGGGAAACTCAAGTACCAG GTGCTGAACGGAGAGATATACCCGCCATCGGTGGAAGAGGTTCCCGTGCTGATGCACTACCCCCGGGGCATCCCGCCCCAGAGCCAGATGGCAGTGGGCCAGGAGGTGTTCGGGCTGCTTCCCGGGCTCATGCTCTACGCCACACTCTGGTTGCGTGAGCACAACCGAGTGTGTGACCTGCTGAAGGCTGAGCACCCCACCTGGGGCGATGAGCAGCTCTTCCAGACGGCCCGCCTCATTCTCATCG GAGAGACCATCAAGATTGTGATCGAGGAGTACGTGCAGCAGCTGAGTGGCTACTTCCTGCGGCTCAAGTTCGACCCGGAGCTGCTGTTAGGGACCCAGTTCCAGTACCGTAACCGAATTGCCATGGAGTTCAACCAGCTCTACCACTGGCACCCGCTCATGCCCGACTCCTTCCGGGTGGGCCCCCAGAACTACAGCTATGAGCAGTTCCTGTTCAACACCTCCATGCTGGTGGACTACGGGGTCGAGGCCCTGGTGGACGCCTTCTCTCGCCAGCCCGCGGGCCAG ATCGGCGGAGGTAGGAACATAGACCACCATGTCCTATACGTGGCTGTGGAAGTCATCAAGGAATCGAGAGAGTTGCGGCTGCAGCCCTTCAATGAGTACCGCAAGAGGTTTGGCATGAAGGCCTACACCTCCTTCCAGGAGTTCACAG GAGAGAAGGAGATGGCAGCTGAGTTGGAGGAGCTGTATGGAGACATCGATGCCTTGGAGTTCTACCCAGGGATGCTTCTTGAGAAGTGCCCTCCAAACTCCATCTTTGGGGAGAGTATGATAGAAATTGGGGCTCCTTTTTCCCTTAAGGGCCTCTTAGGGAATCCTATCTGTTCTCCGGAGTACTGGAAGGCGAGCACATTTGGCGGTGAGATGGGTTTCAACCTCGTCAAGACGGCCACGCTGAGGAAGCTGGTTTGCCTCAACACCAAGACTTGTCCCTACGTCTCCTTCCACGTGCCGGACCCCCGCCAGGAGGACGGGCCTGGAGTGGAGCGGCCATCCACCGAGCTCTGA